The sequence below is a genomic window from Cucumis melo cultivar AY chromosome 5, USDA_Cmelo_AY_1.0, whole genome shotgun sequence.
atctgacgaatgacatggccatactttggcataatattatagtaatgagaaccctcgaaccatatgtgactgtatgataagactgatggacttatgatgtatgtgactgtatggtaagactgatggacttatgatgtatgtgactgtatgataggactgatggacttacgatgtatgtgactgtatgataagactgatggacttatgatgtatgtgactgtatgataagactgatggacttatgacgtatgtgactgtataatgagaactattagtgactgtttgatgatagctgtagtgggggatgagatggtggttattttctgatgataattttgatgacgtatgcatatgtatgttgggattggggtatctgttaacttctcctatctgagtcgtacctgcatgggtgtccttcgggatcaccacctatttaggactgttaggctcgacggggcgccagtccagcatgactatagatatgactcgagcgactcgacggggtcctcgcatcccgacggtcctaagtgtcccctggacaccgaagaccagagttaagTCCCCACggggcgcatgttgcacgtgttcgggagcgtgccagagattgggtactagtttcaggactcgataggaatgttaacaggcacctagtgggactagtagtgggtcccttactgagtatttttatactcattctcttcgttttatgttttcaggtagaggacgaggcaagggcaagggcaagctggcgagcgacgtgaagtgaccgtggcgagccataggggttttcctgcttccgcacatgttttactttacagttaaattcatgtttcggctttctgcatgtttactttggttatttttgtagatagggcccgcttagggattttaaacttaactcgtatttctacatgttactttaactatctttcataaatacatttgctagatttccttgcatttatttacaccggattttatgacttaaacactgatcctagattcagtaaccacttcgattcagcataaagagtcgggtcgttacagttggtatcagagcgcagtgttttaggtcctgtagactgacttatgatgtaagtcattttgttttgatttttacctcaccctatggctatacggtccttcgtcactcgccaggtatgcctaaagctttacaaatattaagatTATAATGTTGCCTGATTAGATTAGACTTAGAGTGAGAATATTGAGCTCTAGTGGTGAAaaatttgttggtgaattttaggaagaatgccgccacgtagaggtgcacgtcgaggaggtggcaggggaggcagaggagccggtcgtggccaaccggcggagcaacctgccgcgccgccagtcaaccccgacgtaccagtcaaccctaatgcaccggtcactcaggcggatctcgccgcaatggagcagcgttaccaggccatgctgcaagctgctctagcgccgttcctcgctgctcagcagaaccaggccgcccctgttcaggaccagcctgtagtccctccagcccctgttcaggaccagcccgtcatccctccagccccggtggaagctcagccggtgccagtacaactgtcagctgaggccaagcacttgagggattttagGAAGTACAACCCGAAGACTTTCGACGGACCCTTGGACAACCCCTTTAGAGCCCAGCTGTGGTTGACATCCATAGAGACgatcttcaggtacatgaagtgcccagaagaccagaaggtgcagtgtgcagctttctgtttggaggatagggggactgcctggtgggagactgctgagagggcgctgggaggagatgccagcaagatcacatgggagcagttcaaggagaacttctatgctaagtttttctccgccaatgtgaagcacgccaagctgcaagagttcctaaacttggagcaaggcgacatgacggtggagcagtacgacgccgagttcgatatgctgtcccgctttgctcccgatatggtaagagatgaggccgccaggactgagagatttgttaatggcctcaggttagacctccagggttttgtacgagctcttcgaccaaccactcatgcggatgctctacgcatagcactggatctgagcctgcatgagagagctggtcaatctaaggttgtcggcacagggtcagcctcgggacagaagaggaaggcggaGGCGCGGCCCGACGTAGTACCACAGCAGACtccgaggtcaggaggtgtcttccagagacaccgtcgggagctggcagcagctgggagaactttgagagagctacccacttgtactacctgtgggaaggtccatggaggacaatgtttagctgggagtggagtctgcttcaggtgcaggcagccggggcacactgctgatgcgtgtcctcggaaacccttagaGACGACGCCACGTCAGCCTTCTGCtccccagcaggggagagtctttgccacgaaccggcaggaggccgagcgagctagtacggtggtgacaggtacgctcccaatcttggggcattatgctttggtactatttgactcggggtcatcgcattcatttatatcctctatttttgtcaagcatgcgggtttagaagtagaaccgttgggtagtgccttgtctgtctctactccttctggagaggtccttttgtctaaggaaaaaataagggCATGTTGGGTAGAAATAGCAAACCA
It includes:
- the LOC127149338 gene encoding uncharacterized protein LOC127149338; this encodes MPPRRGARRGGGRGGRGAGRGQPAEQPAAPPVNPDVPVNPNAPVTQADLAAMEQRYQAMLQAALAPFLAAQQNQAAPVQDQPVVPPAPVQDQPVIPPAPVEAQPVPVQLSAEAKHLRDFRKYNPKTFDGPLDNPFRAQLWLTSIETIFRYMKCPEDQKVQCAAFCLEDRGTAWWETAERALGGDASKITWEQFKENFYAKFFSANVKHAKLQEFLNLEQGDMTVEQYDAEFDMLSRFAPDMVRDEAARTERFVNGLRLDLQGFVRALRPTTHADALRIALDLSLHERAGQSKVVGTGSASGQKRKAEARPDVVPQQTPRSGGVFQRHRRELAAAGRTLRELPTCTTCGKVHGGQCLAGSGVCFRCRQPGHTADACPRKPLETTPRQPSAPQQGRVFATNRQEAERASTVVTGRGRGKGKGKLASDVK